A section of the Gasterosteus aculeatus chromosome 10, fGasAcu3.hap1.1, whole genome shotgun sequence genome encodes:
- the igf2bp3 gene encoding insulin-like growth factor 2 mRNA-binding protein 3 isoform X3, with protein MLAQYGGVESCEQVNTDTETAVVNVRYAAKDQARLAMEKLNGSMMENYALKVSYIPDETAAAEGPSAGGRRGYVARGSSRSGSPSLGTRPKMQSDIPLRILVPTQFVGAIIGKEGATIRNITKQTHSKIDIHRKENAGAAEKPITIHSTPEGCSNACTTIMEIMQKEALDTKFTEEIPLKILAHNNFVGRLIGKEGRNLKKIEQDTETKITISALQDLTVYNPERTITVKGTIEACARAEEELMKKIRESYESDMAAMNLQSNLIPGLNLNALGLFPSGAPGMGPSMSSIPPPGAHGGCSSFGCSPYGGEGPFWATTLSASSQPLSGHPESETVHLFIPALAVGAIIGKQGQHIKQLSHFAGASIKIAPAEEVGATPQRRVTIAGPPEAQFKAQCRIFGKLKEENFFGPKEEVKLEAHIKVPSFAAGRVIGKGGKTVNELQNLTCAEVVVPRDQTPDENDQVIVKISGHFFACQLAQRKIQEILAQVKRQQQPKPTSGAQPPQPRRK; from the exons ATGCTTGCTCAGTATGGTGGCGTAGAGAGCTGTGAACAAG TAAACACTGACACAGAGACGGCAGTAGTCAACGTTCGATATGCAGCCAAGGACCAGGCCCGGCT gGCAATGGAGAAGCTGAACGGATCTATGATGGAGAACTACGCCTTGAAAGTGTCGTACATCCCGGATGAGACTGCTGCGGCGGAGGGTCCTTCGGCGGGGGGCCGGAGAGGCTATGTCGCCCGTGGAAGCTCTCGTTCCGGCTCGCCAAGTCTGGGCACCCGGCCCAAAATGCAGTCCGACATCCCCCTGCGAATACTGGTTCCCACGCAGTTTGTAGGGGCGATTATTGGCAAGGAAGGTGCCACCATCCGCAACATCACCAAACAGACCCACTCAAA GATCGACATCCATAGGAAGGAAAATGCAGGTGCAGCAGAGAAGCCCATAACGATTCACTCCACCCCCGAAGGTTGTTCGAATGCTTGTACAACAATCATGGAGATCATGCAGAAGGAAGCCCTCGACACAAAGTT CACTGAGGAGATCCCGCTCAAGATACTCGCACACAATAACTTTGTCGGAAGGTTAATTGGGAAGGAAGGGCGCAACTTGAAGAAAATCGAGCAGGACACGGAGACCAAGATCACAATCTCAGC TCTGCAGGACCTGACCGTGTACAACCCTGAGCGGACCATAACTGTGAAGGGCACCATCGAGGCCTGCGCAAGAGCCGAGGAGGAGCTGATGAAGAAGATCAGGGAGTCGTACGAGAGTGACATGGCTGCTATGAAT CTCCAGTCCAACCTGATTCCAGGCTTGAATCTGAACGCTTTGGGTCTGTTCCCCAGTGGGGCGCCGGGCATGGGTCCCTCCATGTCCAGCATCCCACCCCCGGGAGCCCACGGGGGATGTTCCTCCTTCGGG TGCAGTCCTTATGGGGGCGAGGGGCCATTTTGGGCCACTACGCTGTCGGCGAGCAGCCAGCCCCTTTCT ggACACCCGGAGTCGGAGACGGTTCACCTGTTCATCCCTGCGCTCGCGGTTGGCGCCATTATAGGCAAACAGGGTCAGCACATCAAACAGCTGTCGCACTTTGCCGGCGCCTCGATCAAG ATTGCCCCCGCGGAAGAAGTGGGTGCCACACCACAGAGGAGGGTCACCATCGCTGGACCGCCAGAGGCTCAGTTTAAG GCTCAGTGTCGCATCTTTGGGAAACTGAAGGAAGAGAACTTCTTTGGACCCAAGGAAGAGGTGAAGCTGGAGGCTCACATCAAGGTTCCTTCCTTTGCTGCTGGACGAGTCATCGGGAAAGGAGGAAAAACG GTAAACGAGCTGCAGAACCTGACCTGCGCAGAGGTGGTGGTGCCCAGGGACCAGACGCCCGATGAGAACGACCAGGTCATAGTCAAGATCAGTGGACACTTCTTTGCATGCCAG CTGGCCCAGAGAAAGATCCAGGAGATCCTGGCCCAGGtgaagaggcagcagcagcctaAACCCACATCCGGAGCCCAACCTCCACAGCCTCGCAGGAAGTAG